In a genomic window of Thermoproteus tenax Kra 1:
- a CDS encoding heavy metal translocating P-type ATPase, which translates to MIRLKFERGRESTLKIIGMHCATCTLTVQKALLSVPGVLHAEASLAGDEAKIVADPSKLNYGDLLKAVRRAGYDVYREEAHLVLKAMEPEEARHIEELLSTWGIFNVRVNPTSRTVAVEFNPLEIAPEDLAKRLDEAGYEVLEVKTGEVDFDVDRRVVELDRADLRRRLLVAAGPAAALLAMMALSAAGLRLPTASAWLGLALATPVQFYSGLRFIKGAYRALKNRTANMDTLVALGTLSTYLYSLYSLMGGGPVYFEASTTVITLVLLGRYIEANMRIKTGEAVRRLAQLQPERARLIDGGEVPAAQVRPGQIVVVKQGEKVPVDGIVEDGAGLVDESAFTGEPMPAEKRKGDVVLAGSLLTKGYLAVRTTRSGRHTLLSQIVKLVRTAQGAKLPVQYFVDRVAGAFAWVVVAAAALTFAGWYLATADVSKALMFAASVLVVACPCALGLATPLSVVVGVGRAAEKGVLIRRPEALQRLLEARIVGFDKTGTLTVGRPKVVAALGDDEALALAASVENKSEHPIGAAIVEYARERRLELSEPELFDTIPGAGVYGRVRGKAVAVGNERIVAGMAAALPESIKRWSEEMGERGYTTVYVVVENEVRGAIAVGDYIRQEAPDAVRWLKSRGIEPVIITGDRERPARAVARALGIDEVYADLDPEGKAKVVERLRQRGAVAFVGDGVNDAVALAVADVGIAVGTGTDVAKESGDIILLRGGVDKIIEVFKLSQKIVKNIKFNIIWAFIYNIVLIPVAAGALYPVVLRPELAGLAMALSSISVTLNALSLRRA; encoded by the coding sequence GTGATCAGACTCAAGTTTGAGCGCGGCAGAGAGTCCACTCTGAAGATAATCGGCATGCACTGCGCCACGTGTACTCTTACTGTACAGAAGGCGCTTTTGTCCGTGCCGGGAGTCCTACACGCCGAGGCCTCACTAGCGGGCGACGAGGCCAAGATTGTGGCTGATCCCTCCAAGCTCAACTACGGCGATCTGCTGAAGGCTGTGAGGAGGGCCGGCTACGATGTATACAGAGAGGAGGCACACTTGGTCTTGAAGGCCATGGAGCCCGAGGAGGCGCGGCATATTGAGGAGCTGCTATCGACGTGGGGCATCTTCAACGTAAGGGTAAATCCGACCTCCAGGACTGTCGCCGTAGAGTTCAACCCCTTGGAGATAGCGCCAGAGGATCTGGCCAAGAGGCTCGACGAGGCAGGCTACGAGGTTCTGGAGGTTAAGACGGGCGAGGTAGACTTCGATGTAGACAGAAGGGTAGTTGAGCTTGACAGAGCCGATCTGAGGAGGCGGCTGCTCGTCGCAGCGGGCCCCGCCGCGGCCCTCTTGGCCATGATGGCGCTCTCCGCCGCCGGCCTGAGGCTCCCAACTGCGTCTGCCTGGCTCGGGCTGGCGCTAGCTACGCCCGTCCAGTTCTATTCCGGTCTTAGGTTCATAAAGGGGGCCTACAGAGCCCTCAAGAACAGAACTGCTAACATGGACACTCTGGTCGCCCTAGGCACGCTCTCAACTTATCTCTACAGCCTCTATTCGTTGATGGGCGGCGGCCCGGTCTACTTCGAGGCATCCACTACCGTGATAACCTTGGTGCTGTTGGGGAGGTATATAGAGGCCAATATGAGGATCAAGACTGGCGAGGCTGTGAGGAGGCTGGCGCAGCTCCAGCCCGAGAGGGCGAGGCTCATTGACGGCGGAGAGGTGCCGGCCGCCCAAGTGAGGCCGGGCCAGATCGTAGTGGTCAAACAGGGCGAGAAAGTGCCCGTAGACGGCATAGTCGAGGACGGCGCAGGCCTCGTGGACGAGTCGGCCTTCACGGGCGAGCCTATGCCGGCCGAGAAGAGGAAGGGCGACGTAGTCTTGGCGGGCTCTCTTCTGACCAAGGGCTACCTAGCCGTGAGGACCACCAGAAGCGGGAGACACACGCTCCTATCGCAGATAGTGAAGCTCGTGAGGACTGCCCAGGGCGCCAAGTTGCCCGTGCAATATTTTGTGGACAGGGTTGCCGGCGCCTTCGCCTGGGTCGTCGTTGCGGCCGCAGCTCTGACCTTCGCCGGATGGTATCTGGCGACTGCCGACGTCAGCAAGGCGTTGATGTTTGCAGCATCTGTGTTAGTCGTAGCGTGTCCATGCGCCTTGGGGCTGGCCACTCCGTTGTCTGTGGTAGTCGGAGTGGGGAGGGCGGCGGAGAAGGGCGTGCTCATAAGGAGGCCCGAGGCGTTGCAGAGGCTCTTGGAGGCCCGCATAGTCGGCTTCGACAAGACGGGGACCCTCACTGTGGGGAGGCCCAAGGTGGTAGCTGCCCTCGGCGACGATGAGGCGCTTGCCCTGGCAGCGTCCGTGGAGAACAAATCGGAGCATCCCATAGGAGCAGCCATAGTGGAGTACGCCAGAGAGAGGAGGCTCGAGCTGTCTGAGCCAGAGCTCTTCGACACTATACCTGGAGCCGGCGTCTACGGCAGAGTGCGCGGCAAGGCTGTCGCCGTGGGAAACGAGAGGATAGTCGCCGGCATGGCGGCAGCCCTCCCCGAGAGCATCAAGAGGTGGTCGGAGGAGATGGGCGAGAGGGGATACACTACAGTCTATGTAGTAGTGGAGAACGAGGTGAGAGGCGCTATCGCCGTGGGCGACTACATACGCCAAGAGGCGCCCGACGCCGTGAGGTGGCTGAAGAGCCGCGGCATAGAGCCGGTGATAATCACCGGAGATCGCGAGAGGCCAGCGCGGGCGGTCGCGCGCGCCTTGGGCATAGACGAAGTCTACGCCGATCTCGACCCTGAGGGGAAGGCCAAGGTGGTCGAGCGGCTGAGGCAGAGAGGGGCAGTTGCCTTCGTGGGAGACGGCGTAAACGACGCAGTGGCCCTAGCAGTAGCCGACGTGGGAATAGCGGTCGGCACAGGAACTGACGTAGCGAAGGAGTCAGGGGATATAATACTTCTGAGGGGAGGCGTAGATAAAATAATAGAAGTATTCAAATTGTCTCAAAAAATTGTTAAAAATATAAAATTTAATATTATTTGGGCCTTTATATATAACATAGTCCTTATTCCAGTGGCTGCGGGCGCCCTATACCCCGTGGTTTTGAGACCGGAGCTGGCAGGCCTCGCGATGGCTCTGAGCAGCATCTCGGTTACGTTGAACGCGTTGAGTCTGCGTAGGGCCTAA
- a CDS encoding YHS domain-containing protein: MRAEEIDPVCGMRVDPKTSKYKVLYKGKIYYFCSEACKSEFEKNAEFYLAHGPQGMPHR; this comes from the coding sequence ATGCGCGCTGAGGAGATAGACCCTGTGTGCGGCATGAGGGTGGACCCCAAGACCTCTAAATACAAGGTTTTGTACAAGGGGAAGATCTACTACTTCTGCTCCGAGGCTTGCAAGTCCGAGTTCGAGAAAAACGCCGAGTTCTACCTGGCCCACGGGCCGCAGGGCATGCCCCATAGATAG
- a CDS encoding helix-turn-helix transcriptional regulator codes for MKRTEIYALVLSMVLSFATAFLIDLYHVEYMRYMMPTAPFPTPLFFISWLILATLFMIVGLWLTRDTTKSEEVNIEVVRRLLPDLERKVLDYIIKNGGEVSQSDIARSLKLNKVRTWRVVQRLQQKGLIEVYKAKGRNIVRIKIKEN; via the coding sequence GTGAAGAGGACAGAGATATACGCGCTAGTCCTCTCCATGGTGCTCTCATTCGCTACTGCGTTTCTAATAGATCTCTATCACGTCGAATATATGAGATATATGATGCCAACGGCTCCCTTCCCTACTCCCTTATTCTTTATCTCGTGGCTCATCCTAGCCACGCTATTTATGATAGTCGGGCTCTGGCTCACAAGAGACACGACTAAGTCCGAAGAGGTGAATATAGAGGTGGTCAGACGGTTGCTCCCCGATCTGGAGAGGAAGGTTCTTGACTATATAATTAAAAACGGCGGCGAGGTGAGCCAGTCCGACATAGCTAGGTCGCTGAAGTTGAACAAGGTTAGAACGTGGAGAGTTGTACAAAGGTTGCAACAGAAGGGATTAATAGAAGTTTATAAAGCCAAAGGAAGAAATATTGTTAGAATAAAAATTAAAGAAAATTGA
- a CDS encoding DsrE family protein: MKVGVILSSDDPIDLYVAGTYVATEVARGNEVVVFVTGRAVLAFAGRATEPDSPEAAKMRELRVTWRELFESAKALGARVIACETAARIFGVGEEEFKTAGLVERVTSMYTFLEEVADGRLIAF, from the coding sequence ATGAAGGTGGGAGTTATCTTGTCTTCGGACGATCCAATCGATCTCTACGTCGCAGGCACCTATGTGGCCACTGAGGTCGCTAGGGGCAACGAGGTCGTGGTGTTTGTGACAGGCAGAGCCGTGTTAGCATTCGCTGGAAGGGCAACCGAGCCGGATTCGCCCGAGGCCGCTAAGATGAGGGAGCTACGAGTGACTTGGAGAGAGCTCTTTGAGTCCGCCAAGGCGTTGGGGGCCAGGGTCATTGCCTGTGAGACCGCCGCGAGGATCTTCGGCGTGGGGGAGGAGGAGTTCAAGACGGCGGGCCTCGTGGAGCGCGTGACATCTATGTACACATTCCTGGAGGAGGTCGCCGATGGAAGACTAATTGCGTTCTAG
- a CDS encoding ZIP family metal transporter encodes MVDNWIPLMYGLMAGLTVLIGAFSASAARSRLNNVRLGVLQGVAGGILAYLALETGHDAEEYVEGLARPQTLHLFLLAAAVTTAAFLTTFIVLAAVEQLNRRRGKFGLFTGLVVAIALGVHNIGEGFAIASSLLAGAVTSALTYTIGFAIHNATEGFAVAGPLLTGRTSVGPARLSALAALAGLPTLAGVAVYYTGFSNGLFLALLNAIANASIVYAMVHVNIDALSKLGGVASIKFWLSLTAGIVVAIATESVLLLA; translated from the coding sequence ATGGTTGATAACTGGATACCTTTGATGTATGGTCTCATGGCTGGATTAACAGTGTTAATAGGAGCGTTCTCAGCGTCTGCAGCCAGATCTCGACTTAACAACGTCAGGCTTGGAGTACTACAAGGCGTGGCTGGAGGCATACTGGCGTATTTGGCGCTAGAGACTGGGCACGATGCCGAGGAGTACGTGGAGGGCTTGGCGAGACCTCAGACGCTTCACTTGTTTCTCCTCGCCGCCGCAGTGACCACAGCGGCATTTTTAACTACCTTCATTGTGCTTGCCGCCGTCGAGCAATTGAACAGACGGAGGGGGAAGTTTGGACTTTTTACAGGCCTTGTGGTCGCTATAGCGCTTGGCGTCCACAACATCGGCGAGGGGTTCGCGATTGCCTCGAGCCTTCTGGCAGGAGCTGTCACATCGGCGCTCACATACACCATTGGATTCGCAATCCACAACGCAACAGAGGGCTTTGCAGTGGCCGGCCCGTTGTTGACAGGGCGCACCTCCGTCGGCCCAGCCCGTCTGTCAGCCTTGGCCGCGCTGGCCGGGCTCCCCACGCTAGCCGGCGTCGCCGTCTATTACACTGGCTTCTCCAACGGCCTCTTCTTGGCATTATTGAACGCAATCGCCAATGCGTCAATAGTCTACGCCATGGTCCATGTGAATATAGATGCACTGTCAAAACTGGGCGGGGTGGCCAGCATCAAGTTCTGGCTCTCTTTGACTGCGGGGATCGTCGTCGCCATCGCCACAGAAAGCGTCCTGCTCCTTGCCTAA